The Sphaeramia orbicularis chromosome 18, fSphaOr1.1, whole genome shotgun sequence genome contains a region encoding:
- the fgb gene encoding fibrinogen beta chain has protein sequence MRTLLLLCLCGFAACALDTLDYDDYDTDAKKQPANNGSDQTVGVDARGHRPLDRQRERYNPNRYVPPPVSGGSRYRGRPSTPTTGVAQVEEKVEQPESGGCTHASEEMGVLCPNGCELKTMLQKQERNVKTGINVLKPQVDELVRSSNNIYTYVTSMEVSLRERQRIIRDNNNVVGQYTERVEEQHTYIKETVDTIFPSNIRVLQGVVDKIRQKIQKLEEAINTQRAQCSERCTTKCPIPVVSGKECEDIYRRGGRDSQLYLVHPDTFYPPYKVYCDQTTQNGGWLLIQSRLDGSVEFGRRWDSYRRGFGNIAFDIGKGYCETPGEYWLGNDRISQLTKMGPTEVLIEMEDWTGAKVSAQYQQFTIQSESSNYILSVDGYSGNAGNCFLEGSSELFGVNRTMTIHNGMMFSTYDRDNDNWNPGDPSKQCSREDGGGWWYNRCHSANPNGRYYIGGVYTRDMAKHGTDDGVVWMNWKGSWYSLKAISMKIRPFFASR, from the exons ATGAGGACGTTGCTGTTGTTGTGTCTCTGTGGCTTCGCCGCCTGTGCACTGGATACTTTAGATTATGACGACTACGACACG GATGCCAAGAAGCAACCCGCAAATAATGGATCA gacCAAACAGTTGGTGTAGATGCTCGTGGCCACCGTCCATTGGATCGGCAAAGAGAACGTTACAACCCAAACCGTTATGTCCCACCTCCGGTCAGCGGCGGCAGCAG GTACCGTGGACGCCCCTCCACCCCCACAACAGGAGTCGCACAGGTGGAGGAGAAGGTGGAGCAGCCGGAGAGTGGAGGATGCACCCACGCCTCAGAAGAAATG GGTGTGTTGTGTCCTAACGGCTGTGAGCTGAAGACGATGCTGCAGAAACAGGAGAGGAACGTTAAAACG GGCATTAATGTACTGAAACCTCAGGTGGACGAACTGGTTCGATCTTCCAACAACATCTACACGTACGTCACCTCCATGGAGGTCTCTCTGAGGGAACGCCAGAGGATCATCAGGG ATAATAACAACGTGGTGGGTCAGTACACCGAACGAGTGGAGGAACAACACACCTACATTAAAGAGACCGTGGACACCATCTTCCCCTCAAACATCCGAGTCCTTCAG GGGGTTGTGGATAAGATCCGTCAGAAGATCCAGAAGCTGGAGGAGGCCATTAATACTCAGAGAGCACAGTGTTCTGAACGCTGTACGACCAAGTGTCCCATCCCTGTGGTGTCTG GTAAGGAATGTGAGGACATCTACCGCCGTGGAGGCAGAGACTCTCAGCTGTACCTGGTCCACCCGGACACTTTCTACCCACCATACAAGGTCTACTGTGACCAGACCACCCAGAATGGAG GATGGCTTCTTATCCAGAGCAGGCTCGACGGCAGCGTTGAATTCGGTCGCCGCTGGGACAGTTACAGACGAGGATTTGGAAATATCGCCTTTGACATTGGCAAAGGTTACTGTGAGACTCCAG GTGAATACTGGCTGGGGAACGATCGCATTAGTCAGCTGACAAAGATGGGTCCCACCGAGGTTCTGATTGAGATGGAGGACTGGACCGGAGCCAAG GTCAGCGCTCAGTACCAGCAGTTCACCATCCAGTCCGAGTCGTCCAACTACATCCTGTCAGTTGACGGTTACTCCGGTAACGCTGGGAACTGTTTCCTGGAGGGATCCTCAGAGCTGTTTGGTGTAAACCGCACCATGACCATCCACAACGGTATGATGTTCAGCACCTACGACAGAGACAACGACAACTG GAACCCCGGTGACCCGTCCAAACAGTGTTCCAGAGAAGACGGAGGCGGATGGTGGTACAACCGCTGCCACTCGGCCAATCCCAATGGCCGTTATTACATAGGCGGAGTCTACACCCGCGACATGGCCAAACACGGCACCGACGACGGcgtggtgtggatgaactggaagGGAAGCTGGTACTCGCTCAAAGCCATCAGCATGAAAATCCGGCCGTTCTTCGCCTCCAGATAA